A stretch of DNA from Montipora foliosa isolate CH-2021 chromosome 4, ASM3666993v2, whole genome shotgun sequence:
AGgtaaaaacttttcttcatgttgttttctttcaaaaccgcagagccacaaaaaagTTTAACTGCAGATTGAAATCAACGCCCTTGTTGCCATTGTCCACGGACATCTGAGATTGATAGTATGCAGCTATTTTATAGgcttgtccccccccccccccccccccccctcctcctgCAATCGCTGCTCATCTGAAAAATTGTCACTTTCACCAAAACCACCATGGATGACCAGTAAGTACCTTGGGTATGAGAGAATGTGACCCCCTGTTGGAATAGCTACGCCCTTGTATATAAAGCACTTTGTTGGGCAAAGATGGAAAACTCCAGATGCGAGCCCTGGGTGGTGCAATTTTCATGTCATTGTATAATACACATATGTTGCTTCTGCTTTAATATGACAAAATTATTACTGTCCTTTCGAAATTTTTATATACCggtaataaccaaatcaatgcgcccgctctgattggtcaatcagctacgTTTTATTGTGCCTgagtaaactcatggaaaaatcgcgcgtcttctgaatttttatataaaagcaatagaccacaggtttctatggtttataggcatgataaaccacttgggatgttggaagaacactcaAAGAATTCGCAAATAACTCACCTGTGGCTCGTGACttacgaattcttctcgtgctctaccaacatcccgcgtggtttatcagcctataaaccatagaaacttgtgatCTATTGCTTAAATGAATCATGTTTTTCTTGTTCAATTTGGAATGAATAAGATTcctcaaagactacaaattgcatgAGCccatttttgtttgtctttgttgatttattccaaattgcacttgcaaTCGTGCAATTACATGTACCTATAAATTATACAAAGTCTATGTGGGATGAGCAATAAATAGGCCAGAGAGAGGGACACAAAATTTATTGAATATCTCGATTGCTTGGCATGTAGTGTGGAAAAATGTAGCCTGCAAAATTTGTTAGGGGTGAATCTAGGATAGATAATGCCCAgtttccaaaacaacaaaaaagtttCCAGGGGGATCCAGAAGGTAATTGCTCCTCTGGAAATCTTTTGCTTTTTAACTCTCTCAAGTCCCTTTTCCCATGTTCCTGACTGATTTCCATAAAACGGTGGAAACGGGTACGGATCTTCCCATGTTTGTTCACATTCAAGCATACATCATTTTAATTTAAGACCATCAATGTTTTGTTCTCGCTACAGTTAAAGGGTAAACTGCCCACTTAgaattaataggccatttccaagtttaCTGCACCTGGCACAAAATAGACTCATCTTAGCTCAAAGCACTATTTGTCATGACAGCCATTTAGCAATGACCTCTCATGGTTCACCCTGTTAAGAATAGGCCATTAACAAGTTCATGTcggcctcttcttcaaagcgagtctaggtgcaaagtttttgtgatggtaactAGTTCTACAGCTGTATGTTACATATGATAATGATGAAAACTAATaggccatattcgtattctcagtattgacTGGAAcaacaatcatagacaaaagtagttgggaaggttatgtaaatgaaccacaccagagctgtatttcaacccacttctgttaaagctcaaaagaaatagtttcactttctcttacattgcccccctcccccctattcaatgttggaaggtaactcaacaattccccactgaaaccattcagttttgcacaacattgaaggaggggggagaaGCAATGAacacttcaaaagtgctaaccttcccaacagttttgtctaggattgtaactcgcaatggaggctaatgcaggggaatatattaaaatgtatttgcatttgaaaagattcccccgcattggcctccattgcaagctagttccagtccaatactgagagtACGAATATGGCCTATTTTCatacttaaactcgctttgaagaggaggcagacatgaactcgttAATGGCCTATTCTTAACAGGGTGAACCATGAGAGGTCATTGCTAAAATAATGGCTATCGTGGAGCAGTTAACTCGTAGAAACAAGTCAAACACATGAAAACCATATAATGTGAAAGTGATTTATGCCATATTAATTTGTAGTAATTTTACCACAAATAAGGGATGAGTTTAGCAGTGTTCTGTCTGTACTTATGGTACTCTCCtaggtgaccccattttttcaAACCTTGCCTTTCCAAAAGTGGGATACCACTTAGTCTTGTCAAAAAATAAGCCACGGACATGGGGGAAATCACACTCCAGTACTGGTGACCAGACATCACCGATGAAGCCGGCAGGAACAAACTTGACCACAACAGGATCTCACCAAGGTAATTTGGATGTCGGCATAGGCTCCATAAACCAGTTGATATCCACTTTCCCTTATTAGCTGGATCATCACGGAACCACGATTTCTGGTGATCAGctgtaccctgcgagcagaggcccttcgatcttcctagataagtcgggaagaggaaggaacctctgccagccgcctcgacat
This window harbors:
- the LOC138001256 gene encoding uncharacterized protein, which codes for MGNFLSVPPRRPLLIIAALDFGIQWALWSVAAFYKTEKFFDLAGSSTFLFLTLLTLRWYPASRGPSIFLDKSGRGRNLCQPPRLSLICRSSKEMDESVQFQLAKPVFFICAHDQSPRVIDEAAGRGSFLFPTYLGRSKGLCSQGTADHQKSWFRDDPANKGKWISTGLWSLCRHPNYLGEILLWSSLFLPASSVMSGHQYWSVISPMSVAYFLTRLSGIPLLERQGLKKWGHLGEYHKYRQNTAKLIPYLW